A window of Onychomys torridus chromosome 15, mOncTor1.1, whole genome shotgun sequence genomic DNA:
TCCTAGgttttcagcttcctccctcagccccgccttgtgggcatgaccattaccgaagccttactgggggttggaacttccaggccaaggctgggatggctatccactacagtttaCCATAGGCCACAGCCTTCCAAATTCAGAAGACTTTAGTCATAGCTCTGAGGAGAGTATGTCCCTTAGGGAGGTCGGCTTCTCAATCTCGACAACAGAAAGCACAGACCTGTGTGCGGCAGACCCCATCTCCTGGTGCCCTATACTCCGCCCAACtgcttaggttttttttgttttgttttttttgtttttgtttttgtttttgtttttgtttttcgagacagggtttctctgtgtaactttgcgcctttcctggaactagcttttgtagaccaggctggcctcgaactcacagagatccgcctgcctctgcctcctgagtgctgggattaaaggcgtgcgccaactgCAAGCGACAACGACAGCTCAGTGAAGCAAGGCTTCTGACACTTTCTGTGCTTTCCTTGTCTGagaccactgcctggccaccagCCCCAGAGGTGAAGACCTGAGCTCCTGCGGGGAGCAGCACACTAGCCTGGCAGCCCAGAGCATGACACCAATAATACCAAAACGTCCTCAACTGTGGACAAGGCTGCTGTTACCACATCCCACCACAGGACTATCCATCCTCAGTGCCTGACAATCAAGTAACAACTGCTCTGTCTCTTCTTCATTCAGGGGTCCCAGGGTACCATCTGCTCTAGGTCATCAGGCCTGACTTCTGGCCTCTTTCTTACAGCCTAAGGACAGGTAGCACAGGTGCAGCAGCCTCTCAGGATGAAGATGCACCTCAGACTTAGACCCTGGGTCCTTTGCAGGCATCAAACCCCTCAGGACATGGCCAGCCAGGATCCTCCTGAAGGCTTCCCAGCCTTCTTGCAGAGCTGGTCTAACTGCCCAGCATCCTGTCACCCACGGTCCTCAGATCAAATCCAGATACAGCTCACTTCCTAACCTATGGCTGATGACACTCAGACTAGAGACAGAAGGAAACGGGTCAGATCAGGGGAGAAAAACTGCACACTTGTGCAAATCCGGAATGTGCAGCATCTGGGAGAGTCCTCTGCAAATGCAGAGCTAAGGAAGTAGTCAGGTTCCAACATGGTTTGCCGACTCTGTAAGGCCAGGCACAGACACAGGGCTTACATGGCACATGTGGGACCTGAGTTCCACCTCAGCACACCacaaggataaaaaaaaaaaaagctaagaccaaaataaatattttaaattactcaTGAACAGGgaatttgtgtttaaaaaaagaatgcctGAGCAGATGCTTCCTCATCACCCAGCAAACAAGTGTTTGCCACAGAAATATGCGCCCAGACACGTACAGTGCTGAACCAGGACAAGACACCAGGACGATGTAGGTACTATCCatcagggcagggcaggaccaGGCCAGCCCCTTGTTCACACAGTGCTCTGTCCACTCACACTGGCTCTACTGTCTCAGTTTATCTTTAAACTCTTTCCTGTGACCCTctgccaggccagccagaaacCACAAAGACAATGAAGCTAGGGACCAGGGGTGGGGAATCAGGACACATCTACCCCTCAGCTGCTTGATCCTCAGCCCTGCCACAGAACACTTGCAAAATGAGGGTAGAGTCCAGCCACACCCTCAGTAACCTCTGTTAATGCCCAGCACACCTGAGGATAAATGCTGCACCTCCACGGGGACAAACCTACCATCTCCAGGATCACACTGCAAAAGAAAAGCCACTAGGCCTGCCCATCCTCTCAACATGCATCAGTGTCCAACTTCCAATGTCACATTTGCACACCTAGCTAGAGAAAATAACCTTCATGACAGTGTACTGAATTGTCCTGTTCTCAACACCATCTGCTTGTTGATGCCAAACATCACACAGGAGGACCGAAGGAAGAGGGCGCGTGCAGCAGGTGTGAAACACCACACTGGAGGACtgtacacaggaacacatgcaaaGGCCACAATAATGAGGAATACAATAGCACTCAATAGTAAACAGAGAGATCTGTTCTGCCACACTAGGAGCAGAAGTTGTCTTATGCTGCTCCCAAGGCAATCCATCTCCTGGACACCTACAATGACAAATAGTCACTATGAAAAATACTCCAagttacaaatgagaaaactgaactTGAGAAGTAGTAGCCTATACTATTCACCCTGAAGCCTGTGTTAGCATATAAGCTCACTGGCTTCCACCTATTTAATGAAAACTGcttgcgcgctctctctctctctctctctctctctctctctctctctctccctccctccccccccctccctcccctagtAGACATCAGAACCAGTCAAGGAGTCAAGAAACACAAAATTCTCTGCCTCGTATTCATTAGACTCAACAGGATACTGGCTGAAACATGGGAATATGAACTCACAATTAACCAATGAATCACAAGTGAGTTTGTTACAAATCAGAATTCGAAAACTAGACACTGAGACAACGTAGCCAAGATCAGAGAGGCCACAGCAGAACAGAAAGAACAGAGCTGAATGCAGAGGGAGAGGCATGACTGAAGGCACACAAGAGACAAACACCTCTGGAACCACCGAGGACAGTGTGAACTACCATATCAGAAGGAAGGGTCCAGGCGCTTAGAcacaagagacagagaaactTACTTAGGCTACGGAAGGCAGGGGCAGACTCAACCCTCTATTCTTTCCCTAGCAGCATAGTCACATGGGTCTGAACTAAATGACCTTCTCCTGTGTAGGGGAATGAACCTCCTCAAGTCAGCCCTATCCTGGGAGAGCATAGCACAATCTATTTGATGAATACTAAAAAATTCTTACCTTAGTAAGTCATCAGAAGAGTAAATTTTAATAGTGTGTCTTCCTTAACGTAAGAGAtgctatgctggctagttttatgtcaacttgactcaatcgagaaaatgtctccataggaTTGGCCTGCAGGAAagtctgtggaggcattttcttgatgattgcTATGGGAGGAACccgctcactgtgggcagtgccacttcTAGACTgattggtggtcctgggtgccctaagaaaacaggctgagcacaccaagccagtcagcagcattcctccatggcctctttcaggtcctgccctgacttccctcgagaatgtgacctgagagttataaaatgaaataagccctttcctccccaagctgcatTTGGTCATGATGCTTTGTCAGCAATAAAGCCACTACGACAGGTAGCAGACCGAAAACAAGATTACACTATGAAAATCTGAACTACTGTTACAGGATGCTGTGTATTCTGAGGGGGGCGGAAGTTGACACAATTTACATCTAGGATATGTGAGAACTTCTCTAGCTCCTCCAGGTTAAGCTGGCACACACTAAATACCAGTTCCCTAGGACCAGCCAATGCCTCAGATTTGAGGATATCTGCATACACATGAGCCACCTCAAAGATGGGCTCAAGTCTAAACATGAAATCCACTTGTTTCTTTACACCTTATACAGCGCGGGAAGGTATTTATATGTAATACCGTCACTGTGCGGGTGTTCTCATTACAACCCACCCCTAGTCAGGTGCAGCATTCACTGTGGAATATTAGTGCTCAGTACACCTCACTCTATTAGAGTCACTCAACCTGTTTGTGTTTTATGAATTCTTATCTCTTTTACTAGATCTTTCACTTACCTCTTTCTGACGATCGACAAACCGAATCCTTCTGTAGTCTTTTTCATCATAAACCTGAAAAAAAGGACCATCTATGACTTCTACAACTGCATTCTAAATGAAGTCACATAATATCGCTCACAGATATTACAAAACAATGTTCCCTGTGGCCTACAGCCATTGACAAGAAGACAGACCCACCAAGAGGGCAGTGTACTTGTACTCAAGGAGTCCCACGGGACTGACAGACTGGAGTGCAGACTGGAGACAAGGCCCTGCCTTCACAGATAGCCACCTCCAATAGGCGACATTTCAGGAGACActgctcctttccttttttaaatttttatttatttatctttattttttctttgccaTTATATTGAACGTTAGGGATTGCTTTAGACCCTATGACTAAAACTTGGCACTTAATATGAAGATGTGACCCAAAGAATGTGTGAATACCAACTCCCAACCGGAAGCCACTAGCTAGAAGTCTGAGCTGGGCTGGGGGCTGCACCCCAAGGTGAGCTCCGCAGGGCTGCGGGCGCGCGAGCCTGGCAGAAGCACACCTTGCTAGGCGCCCTGCCGCCGTCAGTCTCGGGCTCCGGGCGTGGCGGCCGCGGCCGTTACCTGGCCGGTATGCGTGACCTTCTCCCCGCTCGGCGACACTCGCACCCCGAAACCCCGCGCAGCccaaggcagagccagcagccggCGGAAGGTCAGCGCCGCCGCCATCTTGCCGGTGACCCTTGACCCAGCGCGTCGTACCAAGCGCCGACGCAGGCGCACAGCTGTCGGCGGGGGACCGCCCGGGTGGAACTTATTTCGCCCGGCGGTGGAGTGGATTCCCTGGGCGGGCAAACAGGTTCTGCTCCTGGCTGGGGCGCGGAGCTGCGGATTGACTGGCGCGGTGTTCAAAGCTCACTGGCGCGACCACGGCAGGGGAGGCGGGAAGTGAAGATGCGCAGTGTGCGCTTTTATGGCAATGGAGAATATGCAGATTTTCAATATTGTTTATTGAGTAAAGAAATAGATTGTTCAGCACAAGAAACAGGACGTGCGCTCAACTTTCCTGGTCATGCGTGTGGGGGCCGGGAGAGGGAGACTTCTGAGCACTTTTGCCACACAGCGCTAATAAAGTTTCCAGTTAGACTGCAAGCGATTTTACCCAGCACGGAAAAGCAGCCTCGAAAAGCTCTGCTGTGTAGAGACCTGATGCAAATGATCCCCTGTGACTCTGGAGCCCCTGTTGGCCTGGCTTGTAGCACTGGAATGTCAGTCAGAACCTTCCTCAGTACATCATACACTGTCAGGCCGTAGAGTAGGCCACTTTGCTCAGATGTGGACAGGATGGAGGCAGACCCCAGACTCAGAGCAGGGGTGGGGCACTAATTCTGAGAAAGTGCCAAAAACTAGCATGTGTTGTTTGGGGTTATCAGCCAGCTTTGGAGGCTGATGGCCTGGTACTTGCCTCTCGGCTTCAGCTAGGTGAGTCTGAAGACAAATGGAAGATGACCAGAGAAGGCAGTGAAACACAAAGACGCACACACTAAAGCCTCGCAAAGTTAAAAATTGCCcccaaagccgggcggtggtggcgcacgcctgtaatgccagcactagggaggcagaggcaggtggatctctgagttcgaggccagcctggtctacagagctagtccaggacaggctccaaagctacagagaaaccctgtctgggggttggggggcgggAATTGCCCCCAGTAAATGTGGGTctaaattgcccaggctagccttaggCTATATAACCCAGGCTAACCGGCACTCtctatcttcctacctcagcctttgGAGTACTGGGATTTCAGGCTAATTTCATGTCACCACATCATGTTCTACAGATTTGTCTCTTTCTCACTCTTTACAAAGGATTTATTTcctttgatgtgtatgagtgtatgcatctgtgtataGATAGCCACTTGTATGGGTGCCTGGCACCAGGAAAAAGTCACAGGATCTCCTGGAAGCAGGGTTGCAGATGGCTTGagctgttgtgtgggtgctggggacagaatgaTGGTCCTGCacaagaacagcaggtgctcagAAAGGATTAAGACaggtttctcaacctgtgggtcacaaccccctttAGGAGGTCAAACAGTTTTTCATGGGGGTCACATATTaaatatcctgcatgtcagacgTTTACATTACacttcatagcagtagcaaaattacagttatgaagtagaaaccaCAATAATTTTATGGGGAGAGGATCACcactacatgaggaactgttttaaagggttgcagcattaggaaggctgagaccccctgcactgagccatctctccagtcccaatttgtctctttttaaaattgtgtgtgtgtgtgttcgcacaCATGGGTTCACACACGCATGGGTGCCACAGAGCACATGTGGAAGTTGGAAAAAGTCAGTCTCTCCTTccacgtgggttctgggcattgaacttagGCCCTCAGCCTTAGACAGCAAGCACTTTGACTCCCCAGCCACCTCTCTGAcctgtgttgttttttaaagtgatCGAACTCTGGGGTCAAGGCATTCCCATGAGCAAGTACTGAGACAGGTGTGACTCTGCGTGAAGTGTGAGACTGGGAGCCATAGAGGGGCAGCCGGGTAGCCGTACTGGCAACCCACTTTGCTATACATACACAGTAAGATGGGTCGATTTACGAACTGTCTGAAATCCGAGACATTAAAGAGTTAACTGTAGAAGCCATGGTGTGGGGACTTCACTGTCAACCCCTCTCCACACTTCTTGGAGCTTTTCCTAGTTTGGGGGAGGAACTTAACAGACTAGCTAGAGCAGCGTCTGCACTTGCTCCCCTGGCCTTTCCCCCTGGGTGCACAATGTCACTTAACGTAAACATGTAAATTTCTCTGGATGTTGTTGCGTTTTTCCAATATATTCACTGTTGGCCGTTTGTTTCTCAGTCTAAGTCTGCACTTTTGTAATTACCTTTGGTCTTTTCCTCGTGGGCACTGATCTTCCCGATCCACAGTGGTTCCAGCACCCGCAGGGGCGGAGCTAGCCTACCTACGGGACCCTGGATAAGGAACAGGGAAGATAGGGAGTTCTGTGTCTCCGGAAGCATGCTCTTAGGTCTTCCGCTCCAAGGCGCATGTCATCCCACGTGACCCCGCGCCATCTTTCTTCCTGGCGGTGGCGTCCCGCCCCACTGCGCAGACGCGGAAGCTTTGGGTAGCCGGTGCTTAAGACTGCGTAGGGAAGAGTTTGCCGCGGGTGGCACCCATTCCCAGGTGTGGGTCCCGCGTTCCGTGGGCGGAAGGCAGAGGCTCGCGGCACAGCTGATGGCCGGGAGTGCGGGTGGGGGCCCTGGCCGAGCTGAGCCTCGGAAATCTGCGGCTTCCCGGGAGCGCGCAGGCGGGGCACGTGGGGAGCCATGCATGGAAGCCTGACCAGTGTGTGCTCTGACCTCTGACTCCAAGTAACTTTGAAAAGGGAGGGCCTTGGTTAGTTAGACAGACGTGCAGCGGCTGGTGACCACGCTCCTCTCCCCACAGGTCTGGCCTCGGCATGGCCGCCCTGCTTGTGAGAAGTGCGGTGGCTTCGCTCATGGACCCGCTCCTGCACCTGAGTCGCCTCGCCGCCGTGAAGCCCCGGGCCTTCTCGTCCTTCCTGCTGGGGACCATTCCAAGCCCCAGACCCTGCGCAGAGGTGCGCTCACTTCTCTGGGGCCGCCCCCTGCCGCAACTGCAGCCCTTGCAGGGCTTCAAGACCAAGGGTGTCATCAAGAGGCGCTGCAGGGACTGCTACATGGTGAAGAGGCGTGGGCGCTGGTtcgtcctctgcaagaccaaccCCAGGCATAAGCAGAGGCAAATGTAAGGGCAAATGCCCGTGGGAAATTCGTTTCACcgtatcaaagaaaaataaatgtaagcatTCTGTAATCTAAGATCTGTGACTTAGGGTTTTGTTGAACTCACCTGCTTCCCTACCCGGAATCGTAAGTAGCCCAGTTCCTTCTAATCCAGTCAGTCCAGAGCTACAGATGGGGAAGGATTGTTTCTTGTTCCTGCAGCTGTGTGTTGAGCCGGAGGACAGAAGAAACAGGAATGCGAAGCTAGCTTTacctcttgagacagggtctggctctGTAGAACTGGCTGACCTGAAAACGTgcagagaacctcctgcctctgcctccctggcaaTCATCAAATGCAGCAGAATGAAGTGCTTTTTAGAAGCCAACTGAGCCAGAAGGCTCCTGTAGGGAGCACAAACACCTCAGCTTAAAAATAAACGGTGTCGTTGGATAACAACTATCCCAAACTTTACTCAAGGAAAACCTTGTTTACATATAGATGTCTTTCAGATACCAATTAAAACAATGTTTGTCGAGACTGTTCTTAAACACTGGAGTACTAGTGTTCTTTATACCAACAAATTCATCCTTTCAAAAGGAGGTTAGTCCATTTTCAGCTCAAAGAAAATGACAAAGCACACTGGCTTCCCAAGGGAGCATTAGGACACCAGCTAATTTTTCAGTTTGCATTCATGAGCATTAAAAAGCGGGGCTGAGGTTTGTGCTCCTCTTGGAGTACGTCTTTGACACTGGCTTTTTGTGGTTTTAAATCTCATTAGTCCAATAAAGTTCTGGTTCACCTTGTCTATTCTGCTTACATTCCAGACTACAGCATGTTTTGTGGCCCTGTGACTCTGATGCAGAGTGCTGTGGATCCTCTGGCCCAGGAATGACATGTGGTAGCTACTGGTACCCTGGGTCATTTTCCCAGAGTGTCATGAATCAGAGATGTTTTCAGTGGGTGGTTACAGGGCCATTGCCTTTTCATGGGGTCTTACAATAGCTGTTGGAACTGTAAGACATAAGTCTGATACTTGGTGAGCAGGTAGGTGTAGGCAGAGACCCTCCAGACAGGGCTTTGAGAAGAGGGATCCCGgcaataatgtatttttaagggAGACAAGAAAACCATGTGCTGTGATCTGTTGCGTTCTGAagggcatgtgtgtgagcatatgtgtgaaCATGAAGCCTGGAGGAGAGTCTGGGGACACAGGAGGAGCAGCTGGTGGTCATGAGTGCAACCAGCAACTTAGCAGGAGAAAGGCCTGGCACAAACAGTAGTACAAACCAAATTCTCTGGTTCGTTATCGACACAAGGTTACATGCTGCAGGTTTACAAGCCTGAACTCTGCAGAAACCCACCTAAACACCTGACCATCAGAGGGCCGTGGGCCAGGGTGGCTGGACAGGCCTGGTTGTAAGCACCCTTTTCTCATTGCGGTCAGTTGATTCTATGAGGCCACTTTAGTTCTGCTTCTTGGACTTAGAAGGCACTGGTGGGTAGTGGGACAGCTAAGATATGAATCCTAACGCCACCATTTTTAGCAAGTAACAATCTGTTCTGgctgcctcagttcctgtctaTAAGATGgaaaattaggggttggggatttagctcagtggtagagcacttgcctagcaagtgcaaggccctgggttcggtcctcagctctggcaaaaaaaaaaaaaagatggaaaattaaAAGTTTCAAAGCTATCATGTCAGAGTCAGAAGAATGTGGCACACCACAGATACTTGGTGTGTGCCTGTCGCTGTATTAGTAATACAGGACATGTGTCATCCTTTTATTTCCAGAGTTCTCCAGTTGAAGTTATTTTCAGTAGAAATAAGTAAATTTGAATAGCCTAACACATTCACCTTAACCTCTCACAACAGGCAGGGCTAGGGTGGGGTAGGGTTTCTGTTTGTGTGAAGACACTCATGGCCATTTGGAAGAAGTGGGAAATGCCTGGCTCACCTCTTGAGCATTTCTCATGGTTCACAGCTTTGAGTCATCGGGAATGGCTTTGTAAGGCAGTTATCTGATCTTCAGGGCACTAGCTGTAGTTCTTTCTTCTAGGGATGGCACCTCGTACCAGTGGCAGTGACCTTCAGGGACTGTTCACAGTGCAGAAAAGTCAAGCTGCCCCACCAGCTTCCAGggtgagtggggggtgggggcagacatAACTTCTTAGGACCTGGCTTCTGGAATTCCAGCTGCCACCTCAGCTCTGGCAGGCCCAGTTC
This region includes:
- the Mrpl36 gene encoding 39S ribosomal protein L36, mitochondrial — encoded protein: MAALLVRSAVASLMDPLLHLSRLAAVKPRAFSSFLLGTIPSPRPCAEVRSLLWGRPLPQLQPLQGFKTKGVIKRRCRDCYMVKRRGRWFVLCKTNPRHKQRQM